ACATCATCCAAACGAAGTCATTTTCTTCTCATGATtattcatatacagtatatatggaaGGCAGACGAGGGATTAGGTTTCTTGCTATAAACTGATAACTTGGGAAGAAGATAATGTCTATATGTttctatcaacaacaacaacttttAACATGTTTAAAATGAGACTCTGCTAGTATGGAGGTGATtttattgtttacaaatatgacAAGCACAATAACTTCCAGCGTAAGAATGATGAATCTATGTAAAATAATAATGAAGTAGAAAATCTAGACCTACATCATATGAATATATAAATTGACATTAagcttatacatttttttaatggttaaaactatattgtacaaatagttaaacagtttgatttttatataaatcataatacaaaacaaaatgatCTGATTTGATGGATACTAAATTGTTCATGTCTGTTTATCATCTCACACTTGCTCTATACATTTTCAGAAACACACTGAGGTCACCAAGTGCCACATTGCCCTGATTGCAGATAATGGgtcatataaaaaaaaaacgcATTGCAGGCATTTTATCTCCAACATACAGCCGAATGAGAAGATCAGCTCGAAGCCCAAAATGCCCCTCTTGCATTTCACCCCAGGACTGCATGCATATCCCTAGTTGAAAGGTTAAAAATAGTACAATTTGACTACTAGACACATTTTTCCAAAAGGAACCCTAAGCATACGGTGTGCGTTACACCTTGAAGGGCGAGGGTATATAATGTGGGAGCTAGGGGAGTATTGCTTCATCCAGCCCTACACTGAGATACAGCAGCCTCCTCGCCACTAATCCACTAATCCTCCAAAGGTGAGTTCCCTCAACCGGACTGATGCTCTAATTTAGGCTACAGACCAATGGTTTTCAGCATCAGCAACAtgcaaagattttttctttactGCCTCCACGGAATACATTCAATAAAAATGAAGAGGGAAACGTTTCTATCTGGAGTGCGTTTGGAATTGGAGTTTAAATAAAGCAAAAAAAATTGGACTTAAATCGCTTAcctgagagatggagatggaggactTATGCCGTGGTTTTGGCGCACGAGGAATGTCAGTTCGAGGACCACTCTGAATGATACTTACTGTCACTGGCAGACATGTCTTACTCAATGTTTCTTTCTTTACCAATGATTCTTCTCCATCTAAATTGCCATGGACCTTCATGACAGTGAAAGTCCTATGTGAATCTTTCTGTGTGAATGGTTGAGAGACAGAATAGAAACAGACTCCAGAGCTGGTAGAAATAGATGAAAGAGATGATCTGATAAACAGGTCTAGCAGACCTAAAAGACATGGGTCACAGCATACCACTGTATGGGCTTTGGCCTACTGTAGTTTCTTGCGTTGAGACACTCTGCCTTTGAGCACAGATGAGCTACGTTTGGAATGTAAACCTGTAGGCTGCAGATAACACAGTACTAATGCTATTTCTTATCCATTTAAATCCACTCATTCATTAAACAATTAGTAAATTAATGAAAGAACATTTGGGAAAAGGTCAAtctacataaatatatatatatatgcctgaGACAGTTTTCTTGACAATAAATGTGGTTATCAGAGTCAAAAGGTTAGTGGGCCCAAGTAGTTTCTGTTGAATATTCATGTTCATGACTTtgaaaatgtctctctctctctttttctcttctcttgctttctctctccctacttctcAGAATCGAAAAAATGGCTTTCAAGGGAATGCTTAAGGACGAGGATATCGCTGCTGCCCTCAAGCATTGCGCAGGTGTGCTATACTTAATTGATTTATGACAATCAATGTCAGTTAAAGTGAAAGGGCCCATATTGACCATGTTGAATCATCCATGAGCAGGCCAGACAGTGATGTTGAAATTACCACTGTGTTTATCCCTCACAGCTGCTGACTCCTTCAACCACAAGGAGTTCTTCGCCAAGGTTGGCCTGGCTGGCAAGTCTACTGAGGATTTGAAGAAAGCCTTCTACTTTGTTGACCAGGACAAGAGTGGCTTCATTGAGGAGGATGAGCTCAAGTAAGTCTCACACTGATCCAGTTGATTCCGTTGTCAAAAGCTAACTTACTGTATTATACAAGGCAACTTATTCCTGaggaaggcagttaacccactgttccccgggcaccaaagacgtggatgtcgattaaggcagcccagTTGATTCAGTTGTCAAAAGCTAACTTACTATACAGTATAAGGCAACTCATTCTGTTGA
This region of Oncorhynchus tshawytscha isolate Ot180627B linkage group LG25, Otsh_v2.0, whole genome shotgun sequence genomic DNA includes:
- the LOC112224452 gene encoding parvalbumin-2; protein product: MAFKGMLKDEDIAAALKHCAAADSFNHKEFFAKVGLAGKSTEDLKKAFYFVDQDKSGFIEEDELKLFLQTFSAGARALTDKETKVFLAAGDADGDGMIGVDEFTTLVKV